A region of the Drosophila subobscura isolate 14011-0131.10 chromosome J, UCBerk_Dsub_1.0, whole genome shotgun sequence genome:
TGGTCATCAAGGATTGGCTGTTCTTCAGTAGATTCTGGCTCCTGGTCATAGAGTGGATCGGGAATATAGGATGGCAGTTCGACGATTACCTCCTCTTCGCAGCGTGGCTTCTTGTTGAAGAGCGGCTCCCGCTTGTAGAGCGTCTCGAGTTCATAGTTTGGTTTCTGTTCGTTGTTTGACTCCTGGTCATAGAATGGCAGCTGACACGGGTTAAAATATTGTTCCTGTCCGCAGTGACAGATCGACCCAGGGCCAAAGAATATCTCCTGGTGGCAGCATGCGCCTGGCTCAGAGCATGATACTGGGACACAGGCTGGTTCTGGGACACAgctgtctttgtctttgtagGTCGACTGTAGATAGCAGAATGAATCCATTTCGATTTCAGACACATCATAAGTCGACTCATGGCACGACTCTACTTTCTCAGAGTTCGGTTCAATGTCATAGGTCAGCTCATCGTCACCAAATGACTGCTCCCTGTCAGTGCATGAATACTGTTCGTCGCAGATGGACCCTTGGTCATAGCTTGTCTCCTGCTCATAGTTtgactcctcctccagcagctccaggtCATAGATTGCCTTCTGATTTGGTTCCTGGGCAAGTGTCGGCTTCTTGAAGTAGCTCGGATTCACCTTCTTTGGCTGCGGTTGCGGTTGTGCCagctttggttgttgtttttgctgctgccctgccttCTGGCTAGTTTTTGTGGAATTGTTCGAATTTGCCTTTTTCGCATTGGTATTTTTCACATTTGAGCTTTTCGAGCCACTTGCGTTGTTGgttttattgttgctattattattattctctTTAgtgttgttattattattgcagccgttgtagttgttgttgctctcttgGGTCTTCTTGCGCAGCTGGGCCAGAGATGCGGCATTACcacgaggacgacgacgacgtggCATGATTGCTGTCTCttactttcttttttctttttcttttctagtAGTTTGGATTTTGTATAAACGCAGACTTTCTGCCTTTTcgaatttgtaattttttgtctttttcttgGTTTGTTTGCACACGTAAATGATCGGAAACTGAAACCCTTTGCTAGCtattgcaaaatgaaatgacaaGTGCCGGGGTAGACGAATGACTTGCAATTTCAAGGCACACTTGGTGGGGAATGAAAAAAAACTTTG
Encoded here:
- the LOC117895385 gene encoding uncharacterized protein DDB_G0292186, translating into MPRRRRPRGNAASLAQLRKKTQESNNNYNGCNNNNNTKENNNNSNNKTNNASGSKSSNVKNTNAKKANSNNSTKTSQKAGQQQKQQPKLAQPQPQPKKVNPSYFKKPTLAQEPNQKAIYDLELLEEESNYEQETSYDQGSICDEQYSCTDREQSFGDDELTYDIEPNSEKVESCHESTYDVSEIEMDSFCYLQSTYKDKDSCVPEPACVPVSCSEPGACCHQEIFFGPGSICHCGQEQYFNPCQLPFYDQESNNEQKPNYELETLYKREPLFNKKPRCEEEVIVELPSYIPDPLYDQEPESTEEQPILDDQLPELSYDQSSSAPDATPEDSFAFTWGQNANGGDVKLFPELYDRMPELPSYADIFGQPSCGIDNNCMDCVGLQAACQTGGIRSTHDGQFTDIPDSMIQDQFGILGLLSAIRTSHTNPVATQLVFGEDLTTYGLDLTALGDIYVHFNGPFTNEPPPRNCQDIDFEMSMRQMRDDIATYSSKAPVWDPFVPETGNLGLVFGNKNAEQHETEQQEADQQEEEMLKQENPSDEEQMQQEEEREWDYDYEPFSTALAAKEEDTSTDYSSNSNSSTSSGLLSPI